A part of Vigna radiata var. radiata cultivar VC1973A chromosome 11, Vradiata_ver6, whole genome shotgun sequence genomic DNA contains:
- the LOC106777279 gene encoding 70 kDa peptidyl-prolyl isomerase-like, with protein sequence MSLFHPNFAIKATVKLIGKLQDGTVFTKKGYDDEQPFEFKIDEEQVLDGLEKAVKNMKKGEIALLIIQPDYAFGSSGSPQEYAIVPPNSTVYYEVELLSFVKEKESWDLNTPEKIEAAGKKKEEGNALFKVGKYERASKRYEKAMKFIEYDSSFSDEEKQQSKALKITCNLNNAACKLKLKEYKQAEKLCTKALELDGRNVKALYRRAQAYLHLVDLDLAERDIKKALEIEPENRDVKMEYKILKQKVREFNKKDAQFYGSSMFAKLNRLERARTATSKQEPVPMTIDSKA encoded by the exons TTCACCCCAATTTTGCAATTAAAGCAACAG TGAAACTGATTGGGAAGCTACAAGATGGAACTGTTTTCACTAAGAAGGGCTATGACGATGAACAGCCTTTCGAGTTCAAAATTGATGAAG AGCAAGTACTTGATGGACTTGAAAAAGCTGTGAAGAACATGAAGAAAGGTGAAATTGCATTGCTGATCATACAACCTGACTATGCTTTTGGTTCATCTGGGTCCCCTCAGGAATATGCTATTGTTCCTCCCAATTCAACTGTGTACTATGAAGTTGAGCTGCTTTCCTTTGTAAAG GAGAAGGAATCATGGGATCTGAATACACCAGAGAAGATTGAGGCAGCtgggaaaaaaaaggaagaagggaATGCTTTATTTAAGGTTGGCAAATATGAAAGAGCGTCAAAGAGATATGAAAAG GCcatgaaatttattgaatatgATTCTTCCTTCAGCGATGAGGAGAAACAGCAATCCAAGGCATTGAAAATCACATGCAATCTCAACAATGCAGCCTGTAAGCTGAAGCTAAAGGAGTACAAACAGGCAGAAAAGTTGTGTACGA AGGCGTTGGAGCTTGATGGTAGAAATGTAAAAGCATTGTACCGGAGGGCACAAGCATATCTTCATCTTGTGGACTTGGATCTAGCTGAGAGGGACATTAAGAAAGCCCTGGAGATTGAGCCAGAGAACAG GGATGTAAAGATGGAGTACAAAATTTTGAAGCAGAAAGTTAGAGAATTCAACAAGAAGGACGCACAGTTCTATGGCAGCAGCATGTTTGCTAAACTGAATAGACTAGAACGAGCAAGAACAGCAACATCAAAGCAGGAGCCTGTGCCAATGACTATTGACAGTAAAGCTTAA